CACCTGCGCGATGGCCTGTGCCTCATCGGCGGTTTCGCAGGCAATCAGTGCGTGCCAGATCGCCAGATGGATGCCGCGCCGCAGATCGACCTTGAAGTCGATGGCATCGGTTTCGATTTCCTCGATTTGCTGGAAGTAACCCTGGAACAATGCATCGGCGCGGGCATCGAGCTGGCTGCGCAGGGCGCCGAGCAGGGCGCTCAGGGCGGGAATCGCGGTCAGGTTGAAGGTCTGCGTGTAGGCTAGGCCCCACTGGTCGAGACCGCTGACCAGCAGCGCCAGGCGCAGGGTGGCGGCTTCCGGGCTGGCGGCGCTGCGGCTCCATTCGAGCAGATGGGCGGTAACTTCACCGAGCGTCTTGCCCTGTTCTTCTTCGCTGGTCGAAAAGGCCATGCGGAATACCGACGAGAAAACCTCCTGCGCCAGGCGGGCGGCCAGACGCTGGCTGTCGCGATCGGCCTGTTCGGCAAGTTGGTCGACGGGGAGGCTGGGGGCAGAAGGATTCATGGCGGGGCGGTGTTTTCGGAAGAGGGCGTATTTTAACGACCCGGCCGCCCGATCGGCGGGCAAAAAGGCATAAAAAAACCCGTCGACCGACGGGTTTTCCGGAGCGCGAGCGCTCAGACCAGGCCGAGGCTTTCCTCAACGCCAAGATGCACGTTCATCGCCTGCACGGCGGCGCCGGAAGCTCCCTTGCCGAGATTGTCGAGGCGTGCCATGACCAGCATGCGCTGCGCGTTGCCGAAGACGGCAATGTCCACGCGGTTGCTGTTATTGTTGGCTTCGACGTTGTAGAAGCCGCCTTCGGTCGTGCTCTCGAGGTCGACCGGCTGGACGTTGATGAAGGCTTCGCCGGCGTAGTAGTCGGCGATGATCTTCTGCACTTCGGCCGGCGTTGCCGGGCGGGTGAATTGCTGCGGCTGCAGGAAGGCGGTCACGGTCAGGCCCTTGTAGAAGGGGCCGACGATGGGCTGGAAGATCGGCTCGACGGTCAACCCGGTGTAGGCACACATTTCCGGCAGGTGTTTGTGGGCGAGGCCGAGCGCGTAGGGGCGCGGTGCCTTGAGTTCGGTCGGGCTGGCGCTGGCTGCCTCGTAGTCGGCGATCATTTTCTTGCCGCCACCGGAGTAGCCGG
The DNA window shown above is from Quatrionicoccus australiensis and carries:
- the argC gene encoding N-acetyl-gamma-glutamyl-phosphate reductase, which produces MTYKVFVDGQEGTTGLQINEYLGKRADITLLKIDADKRKDLAERKRLINESDVTFLCLPDDAAKESVSLVDNPNTCVIDASTAHRINPDWTFGLPELAPDQRAKIRASKRIANPGCHASAFILALKPLIAAGLLPVDTQIAAHSITGYSGGGKKMIADYEAASASPTELKAPRPYALGLAHKHLPEMCAYTGLTVEPIFQPIVGPFYKGLTVTAFLQPQQFTRPATPAEVQKIIADYYAGEAFINVQPVDLESTTEGGFYNVEANNNSNRVDIAVFGNAQRMLVMARLDNLGKGASGAAVQAMNVHLGVEESLGLV